A genomic segment from Castor canadensis chromosome 1, mCasCan1.hap1v2, whole genome shotgun sequence encodes:
- the LOC109674736 gene encoding olfactory receptor 52A1-like, giving the protein MYPPNMTVFMPSVLTLIGIPGLESVQCWIGIPFCAMYLIGMIGNSFLLFIIKAEHSLHEPMYIFVGMLGATDIALASSIMPKMLGVFWFHIPEIYFDSCLLQMWLIHTFQGVESGILLAMALDRYVAICYPLRHGTIFTNQLITQMGAFLVVRAAVLISPGIVLIKFQHQFQLYHTTVISHSYCEHMAIVKLIVGNVRVNKIYGLFVAFAISVFDLTFITLSYVQIFITVFHLPQKEARFKAFNTCVAHICVFLQFYFLAFFSFFTHRFGSHIPPYIHILFSSMYLLVPPFLNPLVYGLKTKQIRLNVAKMCCS; this is encoded by the coding sequence ATGTACCCCCCCAACATGACGGTCTTCATGCCTTCTGTGCTGACACTAATTGGTATCCCAGGCCTAGAGTCTGTGCAGTGCTGGATTGGGATCCCATTCTGTGCCATGTATCTCATAGGTATGATTGgaaattctttccttctctttatcaTCAAAGCAGAGCACAGCCTCCATGAGCCTATGTACATTTTTGTAGGGATGCTAGGAGCCACAGACATTGCACTTGCTAGCAGCATTATGCCCAAGATGCTTGGAGTCTTCTGGTTTCATATTCCAGAAATCTACTTTGATTCCTGCTTGCTTCAAATGTGGCTTATCCACACCTTTCAAGGTGTAGAGTCAGGCATCCTGCTGGCCATGGCCCTGGACCGTTATGTGGCCATCTGCTACCCACTGAGACATGGGACCATCTTCACCAACCAGCTGATCACACAAATGGGAGCTTTCCTAGTGGTCAGGGCAGCTGTTCTCATATCCCCAGGCATAGTACTAATAAAATTTCAGCACCAGTTTCAGTTATATCACACAACAGTCATCTCTCATTCCTACTGTGAGCATATGGCCATTGTGAAACTAATTGTAGGAAATGTCAGGGTCAATAAAATCTATGGGTTGTTTGTGGCTTTCGCTATTTCAGTGTTTGACCTCACATTCATCACATTGTCTTATGTACAGATATTTATCACAGTTTTTCATTTGCCCCAGAAAGAGGCCAGATTTAAGGCATTTAATACCTGCGTCGCTCACATTTGTGTGTTCCTCCAGTTCTacttccttgccttcttctctttcttcacacATAGGTTTGGTTCTCACATTCCCCCTTACATCCATATCCTCTTCTCTAGCATGTACCTGCTGGTCCCACCATTTCTCAATCCACTTGTTTATGGTTTGAAGACCAAGCAGATCCGCTTGAATGTGGCAAAAATGTGTTGTTCATAA